One Portunus trituberculatus isolate SZX2019 chromosome 45, ASM1759143v1, whole genome shotgun sequence DNA segment encodes these proteins:
- the LOC123519334 gene encoding uncharacterized protein LOC123519334 isoform X7, translating to MKDRYHKLQRKVSLLEDDNQRLITGKSELFGEIGKLQENSIKLREKNLQLNQEIHSKHQECCNLKEKFTTLSTENMNLNRQLARSTQDNRRLSKQVNVLNEENKKLKEKLSLIATQVKALPGGAGLAASASELTTASRRKISSASDDLDSFEDLTARFHPSYRDNMLDGYEECGTFLLGMCQQVSSTELGNSASLWSSNHTEEEKMLQNATRRMKELLSCLQDQNHSLLLLSPIIHSLPHSSSSRRVSSEPSKDGTMLSQRDRDLSTLTLTPSTHSQVDDTALQKVQDDEGTCQSRLATYGSVLPSSFVSGTGSNGSTRLERLDGIRHESSGDNNVLVEVGARTHDRPQSPFDWRQVQMSDDEGREAEYFRPDTRTVSTSPDPTLEVEDERVCPMCNAVFPRVIPQESFESHVVSHFEVENGFEVIS from the exons ATGAAGGACCGATACCACAAGCTGCAGAGGAAAGTGTCTCTCTTAGAAGACGATAATCAGAGACTCATTACGGGCAAATCTGAACTTTTTGGAGAGATTGGGAAGCTGCAG GAAAACAGTATAAAACTTAGAGAGAAGAATTTACAGCTGAACCAAGAAATACACTCCAAGCATCAGGAGTGCTGCAACCTGAAGGAGAAGTTCACCACACTGTCCACTGAGAACATGAACCTCAACAGACAGCTGGCCAGGAGCACGCAGGACAACAGGCGCCTCTCCAAGCAG GTGAACGTCTTGaatgaagagaacaaaaagCTAAAGGAGAAGCTAAGTCTCATTGCCACACAAGTGAAGGCACTGCCAGGAGGTGCTGGTCTTGCTGCCTCTGCCTCGGAGCTCACAACGGCCTCCAGACGGAAGATTTCCTCCGCTTCAG ATGATCTTGATAGCTTTGAGGACCTAACAGCCAGGTTCCATCCATCATACAGAGACAACATGTTGGATGGTTATGAGGAG TGTGGGACTTTTCTACTTGGTATGTGTCAACAGGTGAGTAGCACTGAGCTTGGGAACTCGGCATCTTTGTGGAGTAGCAAtcacacggaggaggagaagatgttGCAGAATGCCACACGTCGTATGAAAGAACTCCTATCCTGCTTACAAGACCAGAACCATAGCCTGTTGCTCCTGTCCCCCATCATACACTCCCTGCCACATTCCTCTAGCTCCCGAAGAG TGAGTTCTGAGCCAAGTAAAGACGGAACAATGCTGAGCCAGAGGGACCGTGACCTCTcgacactcacactcactccctcaacTCACAGCCAGGTGGATGACACAGCTCTCCAGAAGGTGCAGGATGATGAAGGCACCTGCCAGAGCCGACTGGCCACCTATGGATCAGTTCTCCCTTCTAGTTTTGTATCTGGCACAGGCTCCAATGG CAGTACGAGGCTTGAGAGGCTTGACGGTATAAGACACGAGAGCAGCGGAGACAAcaatgtgttggtggaggtgggtgCCAGGACCCATGACAGGCCACAGAGTCCCTTTGACTGGAGACAGGTTCAG atGAGTGACGATGAAGGGCGTGAGGCTGAATATTTCCGGCCAGACACTCGCACTGTCAGCACCTCACCTGATCCAACGctggaggtggaggacgagCGTGTGTGTCCAATGTGCAATGCTGTGTTCCCGAGGGTGATTCCCCAGGAGTCCTTTGAGTCCCATGTTGTCAGTCACTTTGAAGTTGAGAATGGCTTTGAGGTAATTTCTTGA
- the LOC123519333 gene encoding uncharacterized protein LOC123519333, with protein MARNTQPPPRTYSITTTITIITLFIVATLATLPTPTQSQEVPQGCDLHPQEKLVSCRSVNTSLLQDFLQQVITITTIAPQDIIITTTATPDNSTSTTNITTPHPHTTAESESEGEASELKSFSSDRPSWESSEITELECVGCGVPKLTPTLFGPLATLERLTIVDSGLKEILSDALASHALTLVHLDLSYNLLQSVPGEVVRLPRLQILDLRHNAIHHVTEGTVLSSMRALRYLYLDHNQLGQTLSSNQSQRSRQSVFDLWAADEDTRPLPRLSHLGLSFNAIKEVPSGGFAALPSLLHLDLSHNLLISLRESDLPSSLLNLDLGGNPWSCTCEAAWILEQYSTPLPSITITSPICFSPLHLHRHHLDSLSATEVCPPKDDLSNSQEDQVVHIGDDVQGPLKDAFMSVRLLNATTLTTHALLISWRVDAAFYSLSTPPLQPLSWAVTVRNVTQDPSEVQVTHLRLERYKREQPQWTPGDGLFAEVLGGLSADTAYVICLTVVQSHRLYTRPGHCLHSTTLSTIFTLSTPRPPGPPAGAIPEALQSYSTQDYDIHTEAFTVWSEPHSASLSWNITVLPRESRARSLVPHESQLLRPLGWRVSYRRSDQDGEGKDKETEVVLVSRGGEPLQNFTNNYSIEGLQAGSKYVFCLHTLTDEELMEALAGSNSKRPQQNMSPLEPLPWEAHSHTLPTTTQVVDSRRGGGHQEFETNTGNLPTVLPPLHPNQASSPTHTTLPPPESKPSFNAPDMTSSHSFPANPPPTSLSSTIPSISPDLSPAPPNFPPALPNFPPSPSNLPPPPPNFPPAPPSLPPVSNNRPPRPSHPPSSGGFVYTSSGKRIPLPSGPSGLVPPFGVPPPIPMRDPGPRRGVPSPPTHSRPSRQRFIYEFEETSPVPPPSPSSLSSGSRTQIYTYQTRRRRAVEGHKKLPLKTTPLCRQVVTPVELDVVLPATIAATISCATTVVVVLLVCCCCWPRRCCRRKSAWRSRSTHDLRKVSTISAPSPVTVFSGHTSVMAGTGTARNNGGAATSREELPADSDRAGRSISVTSSSGYLTPLGASDGREPQSKNPDPKAAYLSLMQSRLLQKHKDMPDFHPGYDIPPTASNKTLVGYDYPHPTPVDPTDGSGRRLKNPSTSSPPQLPSPSSSDSNFNVSIGNTPEPNRNPAEVNLNIPFHQLKSSGLTKSVHVPPRDSDNSDYIYTGEETPTSTPVRTYLKHPPPSKARHRKFGQAQQGSQEHGSTLQSLSRSTPDLATAGTTQAVSEFPPGKPVSLPPEVTAVENSGYVNFPAVQNDTQLSSQQKQPVNSNINNSKEREPFHTWAGHTAKARPGVGEVVLSGGTLIEVPEGYVVPNAPKPTPFIRLLVRGQDESKDNTLQTASLPPSIHESNGDDRDSVTHLTSKRDNNRLIINTAVAL; from the exons ATGGCAAGAAATACTCAGCCACCACCTCGGACGtactccatcactaccaccatcactatcatcacccttTTCATCGTCGCCACTCTTGCCACCCTCCCCACCCCTACACAAAGCCAAGAGGTTCCCCAAGGATGCGACCTCCACCCTCAGGAGAAACTGGTGTCGTGCAGGAGTGTGAATACTTCCCTCCTGCAAGATTTCTTACAAcaagtcatcaccattacaaccatTGCACCACAAGACATAATAATCACTACTACCGCAACACCAGAtaactccacctccaccacaaatatcaccacgccacacccacacaccacggCAGAGAGCGAGAGTGAGGGCGAGGCTAGCGAACTGAAAAGCTTCAGCAGTGATAGACCAAG TTGGGAGTCCTCAGAGATAACGGAACTAGAATGCGTGGGATGCGGCGTTCCTAAGCTGACCCCAACACTCTTTGGCCCACTGGCGACCTTGGAGCGCCTTACCATCGTCGACTCAGGACTAAAGGAGATTCTATCTGATGCTCTGGCCTCCCACGCCCTCACCCTAGTCCACCTTGACCTCTCCTACAACCTCCTACAGTCCGTGCCTGGAGAAGTAGTCAGACTCCCTCGTTTGCAAATTCTTGATCTGCGACATAATGCGATTCACCATGTGACAGAAGGGACGGTGCTCTCCTCAATGCGAGCTCTTCGTTACCTCTACCTGGACCATAATCAACTGGGCCAG ACGCTCAGCAGCAACCAGAGTCAAAGGTCACGCCAGTCCGTGTTTGACCTCTGGGCCGCCGACGAGGACACGCGCCCCTTACCTCGCCTCTCACACCTGGGTCTCTCTTTTAACGCCATCAAAG aggTACCCAGCGGAGGTTTTGCTGCCCTGCCTAGTTTGCTCCACCTGGACCTGAGTCACAACTTGTTGATCTCCCTTCGTGAGTCTGACCTCCCGTCCTCTCTCCTAAATCTGGACCTCGGAG GTAACCCTTGGAGCTGCACCTGTGAGGCAGCCTGGATCCTGGAACAGTACAGCacacccctcccctccatcaccatcacctctcccATCTGTTTCTCACCCCTACACCTGCACCGCCATCACCTTGACTCCCTCTCAG ccacagaAGTGTGCCCACCAAAGGACGACTTGAGCAACAGCCAAGAGGACCAGGTGGTGCACATTGGTGATGACGTGCAAGGACCACTGAAAGATGCCTTCATGTCTGTCCGTTTGCTGAATGCCACGACCCTCACCACACATGCCCTCCTTATTTCCTGGAGGGTCGATGCTGCCTTCTATTCCCTTAGCACTCCTCCCCTGCAGCCACTGTCCTGGGCTGTAACAGTGCGGAATGTGACACAGGACCCCAGTGAGGTTCAAGTCACACACCTGAGGCTAGAGAGGTACAAGAGGGAACAGCCTCAGTGGACACCTGGTGATGGTTTGTTTGCTGAGGTGCTTGGAGGTCTCAGTGCAGACACAGCTTATGTTATCTGTCTCACAGTGGTACAGAGCCACCGCCTATATACTCGGCCAGGCCACTGCCTACATAGCACCACTCTTTCCACCATTTTCACCCTTTCCACACCCCGACCTCCTGGCCCTCCTGCTGGTGCTATACCCGAGGCCCTGCAGTCATATTCTACACAAGATTATGACATCCACACAGAGGCCTTCACAGTGTGGAGTGAGCCCCACTCAGCCTCCCTATCCTGGAATATCACTGTCCTTCCCAGGGAGAGTCGAGCAAGGTCCCTAGTGCCACACGAGAGCCAGCTGCTGCGCCCACTGGGGTGGAGAGTGTCCTATCGCCGCAGTGACCAggatggagaagggaaagataaagagacagaggtggtgttggtgagccGTGGAGGAGAACCCCTACAAAATTTTACAAATAACTACTCTATTGAGGGTCTCCAGGCTGGCTCAAAGTATGTCTTCTGTCTCCACACTCTGACTGATGAAGAATTGATGGAAGCTCTGGCAGGGAGCAACAGCAAGAGGCCACAGCAGAATATGTCTCCCCTGGAGCCCTTGCCATGGGAAGCACACTCACATACTCTGCCTACCACTACACAAGTTGTAGATTCTAGAAGAGGTGGTGGTCACCAGGAATTTGAGACTAACACTGGTAATCTGCCAACAGTTTTGCCTCCCCTCCATCCCAATCAAGCTTCATCTCCTACCCACACAACTCTGCCTCCTCCTGAAAGCAAGCCATCCTTCAATGCTCCTGACATGACAAGCAGCCACAGTTTTCCAGCAAACCCTCCCCCCACCTCATTGTCCTCCACtatcccatccatctctcctgaTCTTTCCCCTGCCCCTCCTAActtccctcctgcccttccaaactttcctccctccccttctaaccttcctcctcctcctcctaactttcctcctgcccctcctagCCTCCCTCCAGTCTCCAATAACCGTCCCCCTCGCCCCTCCCATCCTCCATCTAGTGGGGGATTTGTGTACACCAGCTCAGGCAAGAGGATCCCACTGCCCTCAGGCCCCTCAGGGCTAGTGCCACCCTTTGGTGTGCCACCACCCATTCCTATGCGTGATCCTGGGCCACGCCGGGGAGTGCCATCACCTCCCACCCATTCGCGACCTTCACGTCAGAGATTCATCTATGAATTTGAGGAGAcctcaccagtaccaccaccgtcaccatcatcactctccTCTGGCTCACGGACTCAGATCTACACCTACCAAACACGACGCCGGCGGGCAGTGGAGGGACACAAGAAATTGCCCTTAAAGACAACACCTCTGTGCCGCCAGGTGGTGACACCTGTTGAACTGGATGTAGTCCTCCCTGCCACCATTGCTGCCACTATCTCCTGTGCCaccacagtggtggtggtgctgttggtgtgctgctgctgctggccacgccgctgctgccgccggaAAAGTGCCTGGCGGTCCCGGTCTACTCATGACTTGCGGAAGGTGAGCACCATCTCCGCCCCATCCCCTGTGACAGTATTCTCAGGACACACTTCAGTGATGGCTGGCACGGGAACAGCTCGGAACAATGGCGGTGCAGCGACCTCCAGGGAGGAACTGCCAGCAGACTCAGATCGGGCAGGACGCTCCATTTCTGTGACCTCCTCCTCAGGCTACCTCACTCCCCTCGGTGCTTCAGATGGCCGTGAGCCACAAAGCAAGAATCCAGATCCAAAGGCAGCCTACCTCTCCCTCATGCAGAGCCGCCTTCTGCAGAAACACAAGGACATGCCAGACTTTCACCCCGGGTATGACATCCCACCCACAGCCTCCAACAAGACACTCGTCGGCTACGATTACCCACACCCGACTCCTGTTGACCCCACAGATGGCAGTGGGAGGAGATTAAAAAACCCAAGCACGTCCTCACCGCCACAGCTGCCGTCTCCCTCCAGCAGTGACTCCAACTTTAATGTCTCCATTGGGAACACTCCAGAGCCCAACAGGAACCCAGCAGAGGTGAACCTAAACATTCCCTTCCATCAGCTCAAGAGCTCCGGCCTCACCAAGAGTGTTCATGTCCCTCCCAGAGACAGTGACAATTCTGATTACATCTACACTGGAGAAGAGACGCCCACCTCCACACCAGTCAGAACCTACCTCAAGCACCCGCCACCCTCCAAGGCCCGCCACCGCAAGTTTGGCCAGGCACAGCAAGGCAGCCAGGAGCATGGCAGCACGCTCCAGTCTCTGAGCCGCTCCACACCTGACCTGGCCACAGCTGGTACTACACAGGCAGTATCAGAGTTTCCTCCTGGTAAGCCAGTTTCACTCCCTCCTGAAGTCACTGCTGTGGAAAACTCAGGATATGTCAATTTTCCAGCAGTTCAGAATGATACTCAGTTAAGCAGCCAGCAGAAACAGCCAGTGAATAGCAACATCAATAACAGTAAGGAGCGAGAACCGTTCCACACCTGGGCGGGGCACACTGCCAAGGCTCGGCCTGGCGTGGGTGAGGTAGTACTTTCTGGCGGAACACTCATTGAGGTTCCTGAAGGTTACGTAGTGCCCAATGCACCCAAGCCAACACCCTTCATCAGGCTGTTGGTCCGTGGCCAGGATGAATCCAAAGACAATACGCTACAAACGGCATCATTGCCTCCATCTATACATGAAAGTAATGGAGATGACAGAGACAGTGTGACACATCTCACTTCCAAGAGAGATAACAACAGACTTATCATCAACACAGCAGTGGCTCTCTAG